A single Sciurus carolinensis chromosome 15, mSciCar1.2, whole genome shotgun sequence DNA region contains:
- the Ninj1 gene encoding ninjurin-1, which produces MDSGAEEHELNGDLRPGSPGSPNASPPRWGWRNQPINMNHYANKKSAAESMLDIALLMANASQLKAVVEQGPSFAFFVPLVVLISISLALQIGVGVLLIFLVKYDLNNPAKHAKLDFLNNLATGLVFIIVVVNIFITAFGVQKPVMDVAPRQ; this is translated from the exons ATGGACTCGGGCGCCGAGGAACACGAGCTCAACGGCGACCTGCGCCCAGGTTCGCCCGGCTCCCCGAATGCCTCG CCGCCCCGCTGGGGCTGGAGGAACCAGCCCATCAACATGAACCATTACGCCAACAAGAAGAGCGCAGCCGAGAGCATGCTGGACATCGCGCTGCTGATGGCCAACGCGTCCCAGCTGAAGGCTGTGGTGGAGCAGGGCCCCAGCTTTGCCTTCTTCGTGCCCCTGGTGGTCCTCATCTCCATCTCCCTGGCTCTGCAGATCGGCGTGGGCGTGCTGCTCATCTTCCTGG TCAAGTACGACCTGAACAACCCGGCCAAGCACGCCAAGCTGGACTTCCTTAACAACCTGGCCACGGGCCTCGTGTTCATCATCGTGGTGGTCAACATCTTCATCACAGCCTTTGGGGTCCAGAAACCTGTGATGGATGTGGCACCCCGGCAGTAG